The region CTGGTGGGGAGAAGGCGTACCGTAGAGAGCGTCCTGAATCATCTCCAGGGGAACGAGAGCACCAAAAGCAGAAGCCACACCGTTCCTGAGGGCTGCAAGGGCAAGAGTTACGTAGTCGCCGTCTATGTTGGTCATAGAGCGGGTAACAGAGTCAACGAGCTCGTTCATCGGCCCTTTTGGCATAATGCCCAGCTTCCTGAACACCTCCTTCCTGCTCTCGGGTGCCAACTTCTCAACGAAAACAGAAGTGTCGTTCTGAGAGAGGCTCTTCAAAACACCCTCGGCCACAGCCTCGGCCTTCTTGTCAAGAGGCAAGTTGGGGTCTACGCCCAAAACCTGCGCAAGGGCATCGATTTTGGCCGGGTCTTTAATCTCGTAAACGGTGTTGCCCCTTGCAGTTTCAAGTAGCGTAAGAGCAGCTTCCCTACAGTGGTAAGTGTAGGCGGCAAGGCCCATATTCGCCTTGATGAGGAGGTTCCTCATAACAATACCGTGAGCGTCTATACCGCAAACTCCCCTGGGGGTCTGCGGAGTTATACGGCACGGTCCCATTGAACAGAGCTGACACGAAACCCCTTCCTTACAGAACTTACACCTGACCTTCTCCATTGCCTCAAAACGGTCTGCAACGTTCGAGAGGCCCGCCTCCTTTACCTGCTTGTACATGTAGTTAACGCTCTCGTGGAAAGAGGGCATCTTGATTCCTACCCCTTTGGCAAGGTCGGACTCAACGCAGAAGTTCTCCTCCTTCTTACCCCCGTTCCCTTTCTTAAAGAACCCAAACATTGAAACCTCCTTAATTTTGTTTTCAACTTTAATGTTACCCTCGGCAAGTTGAAAAAGGTTTGACATTCGTCAACGATGATTAGAGTTCTATAAACTTGTGCAGATTATCAGTAGTTAAGCTGTATCACACGCCTTATATTTGAGTTACACAATTAAATCTTTCTCTGAAGGAGGATAACTATGAAAGTGGCAGCTCCCGTACTGGAAACAGAGGTAAAGGGAAAAAGGCTTATTAACGCTCACTTCGGCAAATCGAGCCTGTTTGCCGTTGTCGATACCGACTCCAACGCCGTTGAAATCGTTGAAAACCCCGGCCTTCACGTTCAGAGGGGAAGGGGAATCTACATAGCCCAAATGTTCAAGGAAAAGGGAGTAGAAGCCGTCCTTGTAAAGGAGATGGGTCCGGGAGCATTCGACAAAATAAGAAACGGCTTGGGTATAAAGGTCTACCTCGTACCGGAAGAGGTTAAGTTCTTAGACGAAGCATTAGAGCTATTTAAGAAAGGAGAGCTTCCGGAGCTCACCGAGCCCAACGAGGAGGAGCACAGATGAAGTGCCACAACTGCAACTCCCCCGACTGTTACAGGGGAGGCAAAGTGTGTGCCCCCGGAGGCGAAGAGCTCCTCAGGAGCTTAACTCCCGCCGAGGAGCAGATGCTCAAAGTGGCATCAGACGTTGAGCGGGAATTCTACTGCAAACTTACACGTGTTGAAGAGCTCATAGAGTTCTCACGGCGAATGGGGTTTAAAAAAATCGGCGTGGCCTTCTGCATAGGGCTCTTTGAAGAGACCAGAGTGCTGGTAGAATACCTGGAAAAGGCCGGGTTCAGCGTTTTTTCTGCAGCCTGCAAAGTTGGAGCCGTAGATAAATCCCTCCTAAAAATCGAGAAGATGAGACCCGACTCCTTAGAAGCCACGTGCAACCCGGTGCTTCAGGCCCAGGCTCTAAACAGAGCAGGAACGGAGCTGAACGTGATAGTCGGGCTCTGCATAGGTCACGACATCATCTTCCAGAACCACTCCAAGGCACCCACAACAACGCTGATAGTTAAAGACAGGGTCCTTGCCCACAACCCGGCGGGAGCCATATACAGCAACTACTACAAGAGGAGACTCGGAGGTTAAAAAAAAGGGCCCCCAACCGCTTTGGGGGCAGCCCAAACAGTGAGGAGGGAGAGATGGAGCATCTGGGAAAGAAATAATAGGCGGCCTTTGTGAAAAAATCAAGAGTGGCTCCTGATAAAGTCGGTGAAGGTTAAGACATAACTTCCTTAAAATTAAGGGTATCAACCGACACAAACAGACAAAGCGAGGGGATATGACAGAGTACCGGAAAATCCTTGAAGCCTGGATAGAGTATTTGGAGCTGGAGAAGCTTCACAACTTAAAAATAGACGCTTCAAAACTCTCAGAAGAGAAACGGAAAAAAACCTACAAACTGGAAGCGATTTCTTCGTAGCCAAACATGATTAAAATTCTCAGGAAAGTGAAAAAAGAAGGAATCAGTATGTCATACAGGGATTTCCTCGACAGCCCAAACCTCTCCGCTCAACGGCTTAAGGACAAGGCGGAAGGCGAAAAAGTCCACTCCTGAGAGTTTAGCCTCACTAAAAACTTCGGCAAAAGCCGAGTCGGTCTCGGCATTGGGACGGAGAGAAAAACAGCTCCTAAAAGCCAGGAAGAGAACTCCCGCCCTGAAACCTTCTCTTTTAAGCCTAATCAGCTCCTCAAGGTGCTTCCTGCCCCTCTCGGTAGGAGCATCGGGGAAAAGGCATACCCCCTCTTTTACCAAGTTGCACCCTTTAACCTCGAGATAGAAGTCCCCGTCAATTAGAAAGTCTATTCGGCTCCTTCCCCTTTTAACCTCACGCAGAATCTCCTTAGGCTTAAACCCAAGGCAGCCGGCCTCTATTAGACCTTGGGCGATTTTAGGATGAACCTGGGTATTTATCAGGACCCACTCACCTCCACTCTTAACGGCAACCACTTTGTAATCGAGCTTCCCGCGGGGGTTGGGTGCAAGTAAAAGGGGAGCCCCCTCAACCAGGAGCTCCCTGAGCCTTCCCGTATCGGAAAGGTGGGCCTTTTTCAGCTCGCCGTTTACAAGCAGGAGAACGACAAACCGGTTGAGCCTCTCAACAAAAGTTCCAAAGGTGAGCTGTCCAAACTCCTCTTTTAGGTCTAAAACTTTAAAGGGACTTCTGAACCTCAAAGTCTATGTCCTTCCCCAAATGGCCGGTTGCGTTCGCAACGTGAACCACAACGTTTCCGGTTTCGGGGCTGTACTCAAGAACCGTAATTCCGCAGTTTGCCTGTTTAAAGGCCCAGAACTTATTAAGGTCTACCCCGAGGAGGTGGCACATGAGAACCTTATTTGTGGCGTCGTGCCCCACTATTACAATCAGGTCTTCGTCGGAGTGGGAAGAGACAACCTCGTTAAAAGCCTTAACGGCCCTGTCGTAAACGTCCCGAAGGCTCTCCCCTCCGGGCATTTTAACCTCTGCCGGCCTTGTGCGCCAAAGTTTAAGAAGTTCCGGGTACTTCTTCTCTACCTCGGAGGCAAGCAGACCTTCCCACTCGCCGTGGTCTATCTCCTTAAACCCTTCCTTTACCTGAACTTCAAGGTTGTGGTGTTTGGCAATCTCTGCAGCGGTATCGCGGCAGCGGGAAAGGGGACTCGAGTAAACGGCCTTTACGGGGAATCCTTTCAGGGCCTCGCCCACTCTTCTCGCCTGCTCTTTACCCTCCTCGTTCAGGGGGATATCCATCTTTCCCTGGTAACGCCCCTCGGCGTTCCATACGGTTTTTCCGTGGCGAACGAGTATTATCCTGGGCATCCTCAACCTCCGGCTCGAATGTGGCCAGAATTATACAGAAGGTGTTTTTACAAAACTGAAACAGTTCAGATAAAATTGTCTCGAGAAAGGAACTACCTACACGAGGAGGAGGATGAAAGAGATGAAAAAGCGCCTTGACAGGTGGATGGACAGGATGCCCATGCCCGTTCTCCCTCCGGATGTGAGGAAGAGAGTATTTAACGAGTACGTTCTCGGCTACGGACACACGGCGGCAAAAGACGAAGCCATAAGGTGCCTACTGTGCAAAACTCCTACCTGCATGGACTCTTGCCCCGTAAACAGCAGAATCCCCGAGTGGATAGAGACAATCCAGAAGGAGAACGTGTTAGAAGGTTACAAAATCCTGAGGGACAGAAACCCGTTCAGCTCCGTGTGCGGAAGGGTGTGTCCCCAGGAGAGGCTGTGTGAGAGCACCTGTATACTGCTAAGGAGGAAGAACGGAGAGGCCGTTGCAATAGGCGGGCTCGAAAGGTTCATCGCCGATAACGTAAGGATGTCGGGCGTTGAGTGGAAGGATGAAGTTGAGCCCGACACCGGTAAGAAGGTTGCGGTAATCGGCGGCGGGCCGGCAGGACTTGCGGCTGCCTACTTCCTGAGGAAGAAGGGCCACAGCGTTACCATATTTGAAGCTCTCCCCTACCTGGGCGGCGTGATGCGCTACGGAATCCCCGAGCCCCGCCTCCCGAGGGAGGCTCTCGACTGGGACATAAACCACATAATCAACCTCGGCGTTGAGGTTAAAACCAACTGCGTTGTAGGCGAGGACATCACCCTCGACCAGATAAGGAAAGAGTTCGACGCGGTCTTTATAGCGGTAGGCTCCGGAAGGGGTAAGAAGATGAATATTCCCGGAGCCGACCTTAAAGGGTGTTACTCTGCAATTGGATTCCTAATGAAGGTGAACACAGGTGAAACCCACCCGTTACTTGCACCGGAGAAGGAGGTTGAGCTTCCCCAGGATAAGAAAGTGATAGTTGTCGGCGGAGGCTTTACAGCCGTTGACTGCGCAATAGTTGCGGTAAGACTGGGGAACGACGTTGAGGTGGTTTACAGGCGTACAAAGGACTCCTCTTCGGCCCGGGAGGACGAGTGGGAGATGCTGGAAGAGGAGGGCGTAAAGATAAACTGGCTCACCCAGCCGGTAGAGGTGATAGGCGACGAAGAGGGCAAAGTTAAAGCCCTCAAGTGCGTTAAGATGAAGCTCATACCTCAGGAGGGCAGAAGGCCAAAAGTTGAACCCATTCCGGGCTCCGAGTTTGAGATACCGTGCGACGTTGTAATCTTCGCCGTAGGACAAGGCGATAACCCCACCGCCTACAAAGACCTCGAGGGACTCAAGATAGATAAGTGGAACAACCTCTCTACGGTAGATGAGGAGTTCAGAACCAACGTAGAGGGTGTTTGGGCCGGCGGCGACGTGGTAAACGGCGGAGACTTGGTTGTAACGGCCATAAAACACGCCAAAATTGCGGCCCAGTCTATCCACAAGTACCTGACAACCGGCAAGTGGGAGTACAAAGGGGAGTAGCCTTCGGGGGCTCTCCCCCTTACCTTCCCAGCAACCTGTCGAAGATTATCGAGGCGGCAGAGCGAACCGACAGGTGGTTGTAGTCGGTAGGCCCCTCTATCGGTTCAAGGATGTAGTCAGCCTGTTTTATAAACTCTTCGGTTAGTCCCCAACCGGTTCCAAAACAGATTATCAGGTCTTCGGTTTTCAGCCTGTCCCGCAGGAAGTCGTAAGAGACAGCCCCGGGGTAACGCTTGGCAGAGGTAACAACAACTTTGGGTTTTACGCCGTCGAGCTCTTCTATTCTCTTCAGGGCATCTTCAAAGTAGGGAACGGCCTCTACAAGCTTTAAGGCCTCCCACCGTTTGGGGTTGTACTCTCTGCCGTGGCCTCCCTGCCAGAAGGAGAGGAGCTTCCTGGCAAGCCACAGGTGGTTCTCTATCGGCTGAACGATAAAGTAGCGCTTTACCCCGTAAGTTCTCGCCGCTCTCGCTATGTCGTGGATATCGAGGGTGGTCAGGGAAGTTGCAACAACTTTCCCCGACTTGTTGTAGACCGGGTAGTGGAGAAGGGCAGCGTAAAGGGCCATTTTAAGCTCCTCTGCAAGTTTTGGACTCTATTATAGAGTTACTTTCTCGTAACGGGGACGGCCCTCTTGGCCATTTTGTAAGAGAGGAAAAGGGCCGGCAGGTAAACGGCAACCAGCTTCGGAGTAAAAACGAGAACCAGGGAGAAGCCCAAAAGGGCAAAACCCCAAAAAATCGAGAAGGTGGTCTGCTCGGGCTCCTTCTCCACCTCTTTTAAGAGGGAGGGTAGCTCCCTTACAAGCTCCCCGTAGGAGAAGAGCAGGTTCATCCCCTCCCGCTTCACCATAGAGACGGCAAAGCAGGGAGCCACCTTCATAAGGTAGGGCTTGAGAAGGGGAGGCAGCCTGAAGTCGGGATAGATTAGGCGGGCTATCGATTCGGTATGGGCGATGGTTTTCATAAGGACTACAAGCTCTTCCGGCAGAACTATTTTGAACCGCCTGGCGGTTGCAAGCTCCTCGTAGAAGAGCTTCTCGGCGTCTATCTGGGAGAGGGGCTTGTTGTAGTACTTATCCAGAAACACCAGAATTTCACGCTTCAAGAGCCGCTCGTTCACTTTGTCGGGAAGGGCCCCTATTCTCCTCAGGGCAGCAACTATGAGATCGGGGTCGCGGTTCATAACTCCCACGGAAAAGAGGAAGAACTGGTTCAAGGTGTCGGGGGAGAGCCTGCCGACTATGCCGAAGTCGACGAGGGCTATCCGGCCGTCGTCGAGGAGGAAGACGTTGCCCGGGTGGAGGTCTCCATGGAAAACCCCGAGCTCGAAAATCGTCCTGTGAACGATGTTAACAAAACGCCTTGCAAGCTCCTCCCTCTCTTTACCGGTGAGGCCCGCCCCGGTGAACTCTGTCAGCTTCTTCCCCTTAACAAACTCGGTAACGAGAATCCTCCTACCAGAGAGCTCCCAGATAACCCCGGGGACAAACAGGGAGGGTTCTTCGGCCGAGAATTTCCTGAAAAGCTCCATATAGGCGGCCTCTGCAGAGAGGTCGAGCTCCGAAAGGAGCATCCTCTCTATCTCGGAGACTATCTGCGGCAGCCTGAACTCCTTGAAGAACGGGACAAAGAGGGTAAGGAACGAGACGCTCCGCCTGAGAATTGCAACGTCTTGTTTTATCAGCTTCTCTGCCTGGGGCCGGATAATCTTAACCGCCACTTCCTTGCCGTTTTTAAGAACGGCCCTGTGAACCTGGGCAACCGAGCCCGAACCTATCGGCTCAGGGTCTATTCGGCGAAAAACCCCTTTAAGCTCGGGATAGGCAGAGAGGAGCTCCTCGAGGGGCTGGGGCGGAACTCTGTCCTGGAGCTTCTCAAGCTCCTTTATGAACTCGGGAGGCAGTATGTCTACCCTGGTGGACAGGAGTTGCCCCACCTTAACGAAGGCCCCACCTAAACGCTCAAAGGCGACCCTTACCCTTACGGGCTGAGGGAGGTTCAAAAGCTCCCTGTAAGGGTAGAAGAGCAGGAGGGCAACGGCCTTTGCGAGGGGCTCTCCCACCAGGGAGGAGACGTGCTCGAAGGCGCAAAGGTAGGTGAAAGCGATAACCTGCCAGAGGCGCTTGAAGCTCCCCATCAGTCGGTTCCCTTAGAGAGCTTCTCCTTCAGCTCTTTCAGCTCGCTCTCAAGCTTCTCAAGCCTGAGCTTCAGCTCCTCAAACTCCTCCCTCGTAACAACGTTCAGCTCCTTTAAAGCCTTGGCAACCTCTTTGGCAATTAACTCCTTCTGCTTTTCGAGGCTCTCCTTAAACTGCTCCAAGAGCTTCTTCCCCTCTTCCTCCGTAAGTTTTCCCTTCTCCTCAAGCTCCTCTATGAGCTTCTCGACCTTTTCCGAAACGAGGGCTATGGCTCCAATCTGGAGCAGTGCAACCTTCTTAACAAACTCGGAAGGCTTTAACATGGCCACCTCCTAATCGATTTAGTTTTCAGATTAAAATTAAGGTTATCAAAGCGAAAGGGGACCTGACTTGAGGATTGGGCTTCCTACCGTTACGCTCGTCCTTGCTCCTTCTGTGTGCCTTGCGGCGGCGTCTCAGCCGGTAGAAATCACGGCCCAGAAGGTTTGGGGAAACGCAAACACGCAGGTCAGGGCAACCGGGAAGGTAACGGTAAAGTTCAAAGACGTAACCATAACGGGCAACAACGCCCTATACGACAGGGAAAAAGGGATACTGAGGGTTTGGGGAAACGTAACCGTAACGGAACCTCCGGCAAGGCTGAAGTGCTCAAACATCGTCTATAACCTGAAAACCAAGAAGGCCGTTCTTGAGAAGGTTGAAGGGTGGCTCTCGAGCACCGATAGGATTAAAGCCCAGAGGGTAGAGAGGCTCAACGAGAAAGAGTGGATAGCCTACGACGGCGAGTACACCCCTTGCAGCCACTCCTGCCCCGACTGGTCGGTAACGGCCAAGGAGTTTAAGGTTCTGCTGGGGGAGTCGTTTCAGGGGAAGTGGGTTGCATTCAGGGTTAAAGAGGTTCCCATTCTCGTTTCTCCCTACCTGTCGGGACCGTTAAAGAGGAAACGGAGCTCGGGACTGCTCTTTCCCCGCTTCGGCTACGTAAACAAAGACGGGTTTATCTACAAGCAGCCCCTTTACATAGTTTTGGGAAGGAGCGCAGACCTCACGGTTACCCTCGAAAAGCGCACCAGAAACGGCAAAGGCTTAGAGGCCAACTTCCGCTACGTTCTCGGCAAGGAGAACAGAGGAGAGCTCGACTACTACCAGATAGTAAAGAAGGAGCGGAAGGACTGGAAGCTCAACTTCAGCCACTACTACTTCCCATCCGACTACCTCTACGGCAGCGCAAAGGCATCGGTGGTGAGCAGCAGGAACTACTACACGAGCAGCACCTCCTTCAACGTGGAAGAGGAGACCCAGCTCTACTCAAAGTCGGACGTTACGGGCTCGAAGCTCTGGGAGCACGCAATCTTAAACGTTAACGCCGTTTACCTGCGCTACCTGAACGGCGCGGCAGACACCATATACCAGAAGCTCCCAAACGTAAACTTTTACCTTATGGACACCCCTATACCCAAAACCCCCTTCACCTTCAACCTCGACTCAGAGGTAACCTACTTCTACAGAAAAGCCGGCGGCAGCAGCTACAGGCTGAACGCAACGCCGGCGGTCAGGTACTCAAGGAACTTCGGAGTTGTCAAAGAGTCGGCCCTCCTCTCATACCTATTTACAAGCTATCAGCACGGCGGAAGCAGACACCTGTGGAAGTTTACAAACAGCCTCCGGACAAACCGCTTCTACCCGCTGGGAAACTACGCCCTCTCGGTTAACCCGGAGCTTCTGTTCACCTACGTAGAGAGCAAAGACCAAAGCAACCTCCCCCTGTTTGACACAACAGACCGAATTCCGGGTGAAAAGAGCCTCTCCGTTTCCGTAACCAACTACCTGTACGGCCCCAAAGGGAGGGTAGCCAGAGGTTCACTGTCTACCACCTTCAACATGTACAGCCAGAGCTGGCAGAGCGTTAAGGGAGACCTTGAACTCTCTCCGCTGAAGTGGCTCAGCCTCCGGGAAACCGTTCAGTTCAGCCCCCAGGAGGGAAGAGTAGAGTTTAGCAACACCTACACCTCTGTAAGCCTTTTCGGAGTTAACCTGTGGAGCAACTACTACTATCAGTCGATTCCGGAGGGGCTCAGGTACTTAAGGTGGGGAACTTCCGTTCCGCTGGGCAGGTACCTAACGTTCAGCTACTCCCAGCGTTACGACCTTAAACTCTCCCAAGATAGAGAAAAGGAGTACGCCCTAACCGTGAACAGGGGTTGCTGGAGCGGCGTTCTCTCCTACAGGTGGCTGAAAACCTACGACAACACGATTAAGTACCAGATAATGCTGAGAATAAACCTGGTGAAGCTGGGAAGCTACGGATACAAACTCAGCGGCGAGAGGAATCCTTAACCGGGCGAAGGTTGCTGGTTGTCCACACCCTACACCCTTCACGGATTACGAAACGCCCCCCGTAAGGGTCCTTGGGGATAGAGGAGAGAATCCCCTTCCTTACCAGCTCCTCAAGGGAAGAGGGACAGGTCTTAAACCTGCTTACGTAGAAGTCGACCGCCCGCTGAAGCAGGAGCATACGCTCAAGGGCCCGGAGCCGGCGGCGGAGCTCCTTCCTTAACTTTTCGTCTTTTACCCTCTTCAGCTCCTCCTCGGTTGCGGCAACTGCAAGTTCCAAACGGCCCGACTTCGCGTATAGCCTGGGAACCAAAAGTTTCAGGTAGCTCGGTGCTCCCTTCATAGAGGCAGCCCTCTTCAGAACGGCCGCCCCCTTAGCCCTCTCCTTCTGGAAGTAGAAGTAGTTAAAGCCTATGAAAAAGGGGATACGCCAGTCGTCTATAAACTTCTCTCCCCTCAAAAGGGCTCCGTTTATCTCTTCAAGGGCTCCCTTGCACCCCTTTACTTTCCAGGGAAGGTAGGCACCGAGCATATAGTAGGGGTCGAAAAAGCGGGGGTCGAGGCGGGTTGCAACTTCAAGGTTTTTAACTACCCTCATCCACTCCTTACAGGAGAGGGAAAACTTCCCGACAGCCTCGGCCCCTAAAAGGTAACTGGTGTAGATGTAAACGGCATCGGCTGCGGCACCTTTAAAGGTTGGAAAGGATAAAAGGAGCTTCTCGTAGGAGAACAGGGGAACCGTAAGCTCTGCAGGAGGCACGGGCTTAAACCTTTCGGCCCTCTCCATCACAAAGTAAGAGAGCACAACCAACAGAACGGCTGCAACGAGCCTAAACACTACAGCTCTCTCCTTGAAAACAGGAAAGTAGAGGCAAGGAAAAGGGCTCCCGAGTAGAGCAGAGAATAAAGGGCCGTGAGAAGGAAGAAGGGAGAGTGAACCTCTACCCCGAGGTGAACAACCGCGCTTTTAAAGTCGAACAGGGAGAAGTTGGGGTAGAAGTAGTAAACCGCATTTACAACGGCCCTGTTAAAGGCAGAAACAAAGGGGGAGCCGTTAACAATCTCCTTTACGGCAGATAGCTCAAGCCCCGCAAAAAAGCCCAAAACGGCAACTGCAAGGGCGAGGGTTTGACTTGTAAAGAGAAGGGAGATGAAAACCGTAAACGATGCAAGCAGAACAGACATAAAAAAGAGCTCCAGGAAAAAAAGCAAGAGCCTTCCCAGGAGAACAGGGTGGGGCGTGTAGAGCGGTATCAGCCAGCTGTAAACAATAAAGGCAATACCGGTAAGGGCGTAGGAGATAACAAGGAAGAGAAGCAGGGTGAGAAAGATACCCAAGAGCTTCCCTCCCAGGTAGTCGCTCCTGCTAACGGGCCTTGAGAGAACGAGGTAGACAAACTTCTCGTTTAAATCTTTAAAGAGCGTTGCGGTGGTAAACGCAGCCGCAAAAAAAGCAACGAGCAGAGTAACAAACGAAAGGGCAAAGTCCATCGCAACCTTTACAGAGTCACCGGGGGCCAGCTGCGACAGATAGTAGCTCGCCGCAAGGAGCAGAAGCTCGGCAACGAGCATCCCTATAAAAAAGCGCTCCTTAACTCCCTGAAGGAGCGTCAGCTTCGCAACAGGCCAAACCCTCAAGAGTCCTCCTCCTTAATGTAGGAAACCAGTATATCCTCCAGAGAGCGCCTGTCGGGCTCTACGGCAACAATCTCCCAGCCCTCCTTCCAAAGCCGCTCAAGCAGCGACCAAAGCCGCTCCTTACTCACCCTCT is a window of Thermovibrio ammonificans HB-1 DNA encoding:
- a CDS encoding NifB/NifX family molybdenum-iron cluster-binding protein, with the protein product MKVAAPVLETEVKGKRLINAHFGKSSLFAVVDTDSNAVEIVENPGLHVQRGRGIYIAQMFKEKGVEAVLVKEMGPGAFDKIRNGLGIKVYLVPEEVKFLDEALELFKKGELPELTEPNEEEHR
- a CDS encoding DUF1847 domain-containing protein, which produces MKCHNCNSPDCYRGGKVCAPGGEELLRSLTPAEEQMLKVASDVEREFYCKLTRVEELIEFSRRMGFKKIGVAFCIGLFEETRVLVEYLEKAGFSVFSAACKVGAVDKSLLKIEKMRPDSLEATCNPVLQAQALNRAGTELNVIVGLCIGHDIIFQNHSKAPTTTLIVKDRVLAHNPAGAIYSNYYKRRLGG
- the sfsA gene encoding DNA/RNA nuclease SfsA, translating into MRFRSPFKVLDLKEEFGQLTFGTFVERLNRFVVLLLVNGELKKAHLSDTGRLRELLVEGAPLLLAPNPRGKLDYKVVAVKSGGEWVLINTQVHPKIAQGLIEAGCLGFKPKEILREVKRGRSRIDFLIDGDFYLEVKGCNLVKEGVCLFPDAPTERGRKHLEELIRLKREGFRAGVLFLAFRSCFSLRPNAETDSAFAEVFSEAKLSGVDFFAFRLVLKPLSGEVWAVEEIPV
- the cobC gene encoding alpha-ribazole phosphatase translates to MPRIILVRHGKTVWNAEGRYQGKMDIPLNEEGKEQARRVGEALKGFPVKAVYSSPLSRCRDTAAEIAKHHNLEVQVKEGFKEIDHGEWEGLLASEVEKKYPELLKLWRTRPAEVKMPGGESLRDVYDRAVKAFNEVVSSHSDEDLIVIVGHDATNKVLMCHLLGVDLNKFWAFKQANCGITVLEYSPETGNVVVHVANATGHLGKDIDFEVQKSL
- the gltA gene encoding NADPH-dependent glutamate synthase: MKKRLDRWMDRMPMPVLPPDVRKRVFNEYVLGYGHTAAKDEAIRCLLCKTPTCMDSCPVNSRIPEWIETIQKENVLEGYKILRDRNPFSSVCGRVCPQERLCESTCILLRRKNGEAVAIGGLERFIADNVRMSGVEWKDEVEPDTGKKVAVIGGGPAGLAAAYFLRKKGHSVTIFEALPYLGGVMRYGIPEPRLPREALDWDINHIINLGVEVKTNCVVGEDITLDQIRKEFDAVFIAVGSGRGKKMNIPGADLKGCYSAIGFLMKVNTGETHPLLAPEKEVELPQDKKVIVVGGGFTAVDCAIVAVRLGNDVEVVYRRTKDSSSAREDEWEMLEEEGVKINWLTQPVEVIGDEEGKVKALKCVKMKLIPQEGRRPKVEPIPGSEFEIPCDVVIFAVGQGDNPTAYKDLEGLKIDKWNNLSTVDEEFRTNVEGVWAGGDVVNGGDLVVTAIKHAKIAAQSIHKYLTTGKWEYKGE
- a CDS encoding RNA methyltransferase; the protein is MALYAALLHYPVYNKSGKVVATSLTTLDIHDIARAARTYGVKRYFIVQPIENHLWLARKLLSFWQGGHGREYNPKRWEALKLVEAVPYFEDALKRIEELDGVKPKVVVTSAKRYPGAVSYDFLRDRLKTEDLIICFGTGWGLTEEFIKQADYILEPIEGPTDYNHLSVRSAASIIFDRLLGR
- a CDS encoding ABC1 kinase family protein is translated as MGSFKRLWQVIAFTYLCAFEHVSSLVGEPLAKAVALLLFYPYRELLNLPQPVRVRVAFERLGGAFVKVGQLLSTRVDILPPEFIKELEKLQDRVPPQPLEELLSAYPELKGVFRRIDPEPIGSGSVAQVHRAVLKNGKEVAVKIIRPQAEKLIKQDVAILRRSVSFLTLFVPFFKEFRLPQIVSEIERMLLSELDLSAEAAYMELFRKFSAEEPSLFVPGVIWELSGRRILVTEFVKGKKLTEFTGAGLTGKEREELARRFVNIVHRTIFELGVFHGDLHPGNVFLLDDGRIALVDFGIVGRLSPDTLNQFFLFSVGVMNRDPDLIVAALRRIGALPDKVNERLLKREILVFLDKYYNKPLSQIDAEKLFYEELATARRFKIVLPEELVVLMKTIAHTESIARLIYPDFRLPPLLKPYLMKVAPCFAVSMVKREGMNLLFSYGELVRELPSLLKEVEKEPEQTTFSIFWGFALLGFSLVLVFTPKLVAVYLPALFLSYKMAKRAVPVTRK
- a CDS encoding phasin family protein — translated: MLKPSEFVKKVALLQIGAIALVSEKVEKLIEELEEKGKLTEEEGKKLLEQFKESLEKQKELIAKEVAKALKELNVVTREEFEELKLRLEKLESELKELKEKLSKGTD
- a CDS encoding LPS-assembly protein LptD: MRIGLPTVTLVLAPSVCLAAASQPVEITAQKVWGNANTQVRATGKVTVKFKDVTITGNNALYDREKGILRVWGNVTVTEPPARLKCSNIVYNLKTKKAVLEKVEGWLSSTDRIKAQRVERLNEKEWIAYDGEYTPCSHSCPDWSVTAKEFKVLLGESFQGKWVAFRVKEVPILVSPYLSGPLKRKRSSGLLFPRFGYVNKDGFIYKQPLYIVLGRSADLTVTLEKRTRNGKGLEANFRYVLGKENRGELDYYQIVKKERKDWKLNFSHYYFPSDYLYGSAKASVVSSRNYYTSSTSFNVEEETQLYSKSDVTGSKLWEHAILNVNAVYLRYLNGAADTIYQKLPNVNFYLMDTPIPKTPFTFNLDSEVTYFYRKAGGSSYRLNATPAVRYSRNFGVVKESALLSYLFTSYQHGGSRHLWKFTNSLRTNRFYPLGNYALSVNPELLFTYVESKDQSNLPLFDTTDRIPGEKSLSVSVTNYLYGPKGRVARGSLSTTFNMYSQSWQSVKGDLELSPLKWLSLRETVQFSPQEGRVEFSNTYTSVSLFGVNLWSNYYYQSIPEGLRYLRWGTSVPLGRYLTFSYSQRYDLKLSQDREKEYALTVNRGCWSGVLSYRWLKTYDNTIKYQIMLRINLVKLGSYGYKLSGERNP
- a CDS encoding ABC transporter permease subunit, encoding MRVWPVAKLTLLQGVKERFFIGMLVAELLLLAASYYLSQLAPGDSVKVAMDFALSFVTLLVAFFAAAFTTATLFKDLNEKFVYLVLSRPVSRSDYLGGKLLGIFLTLLLFLVISYALTGIAFIVYSWLIPLYTPHPVLLGRLLLFFLELFFMSVLLASFTVFISLLFTSQTLALAVAVLGFFAGLELSAVKEIVNGSPFVSAFNRAVVNAVYYFYPNFSLFDFKSAVVHLGVEVHSPFFLLTALYSLLYSGALFLASTFLFSRREL